A single region of the Brassica rapa cultivar Chiifu-401-42 chromosome A03, CAAS_Brap_v3.01, whole genome shotgun sequence genome encodes:
- the LOC103857843 gene encoding bidirectional sugar transporter SWEET9, with protein MVFIKVHQLAFLFGLLGNIVSFGVFLSPVPTFYGIYKKKSSKGFQSIPYICALASATLLLFYGIMKTHAYLIISINTFGCFIEISYLFLYIIYAPREARIFTLKLILICNIGGLGLLILLVDLLIPKQHRVSTVGWVCAAYSLAVFASPLSVMRKVIRTKSVEYMPLLLSLSLTLNAVMWFFYGLLIEDKFIAMPNILGFLFGIAQMILYMMYHDSKKTDLPKLTSTENQPTNITNLNEVAIVAVELSDARAENVEGSVRPMTPNSSTTA; from the exons ATGGTGTTCATCAAAGTTCATCAACTTGCTTTTCTCTTTGGTCTTTTGG GCAACATTGTGTCTTTTGGGGTTTTCTTGTCTCCAGT GCCAACGTTCTATGGGATATACAAGAAGAAATCATCAAAAGGGTTTCAGTCGATACCATACATATGTGCACTTGCAAGTGcaactcttcttctcttctacggAATAATGAAGACACATGCCTATCTCATCATTAGCATCAACACCTTTGGATGTTTCATTGAAATCTCCTACTTGTTTCTCTATATCATTTACGCACCACGAGAGGCCAGG ATATTCACGTTGAAGTTGATATTGATATGCAACATAGGTGGACTTGGTCTCTTGATTCTTCTCGTTGATCTTTTGATTCCAAAACAACACCGAGTCTCAACCGTTGGATGGGTTTGTGCTGCTTACAGTCTCGCCGTCTTTGCTTCTCCCTTAAGCGTTATG AGGAAGGTGATAAGGACAAAGAGTGTGGAATACATGCCGCTTCTTCTCTCCTTGTCTCTCACTCTTAACGCCGTCATGTGGTTCTTCTATGGCCTTCTTATCGAGGACAAGTTCATTGCT ATGCCAAACATTCTTGGATTTTTGTTCGGTATAGCTCAGATGATACTATACATGATGTATCACGATTCGAAGAAAACGGATTTGCCAAAACTCACATCTACAGAGAATCAACCAACAAATATAACCAATCTGAACGAAGTTGCGATCGTGGCCGTTGAATTGTCTGATGCTAGGGCAGAAAACGTTGAAGGATCGGTGAGGCCTATGACTCCAAACTCAAGCACCACGGCTTAA
- the LOC103857846 gene encoding uncharacterized protein LOC103857846 yields the protein MYIEVFGFVTCKHAIGYKLQHSKSTHHQILTFIATPTPSSSSKAKLFLFSLMGFISCTSFPTINSRIPSTRFTKQSTLPSLCTPKFAFRREDKPSFLLSLSSTSSIMASPIQASSSSSTIGETSDGLKVQSHVSIGANDLLIVGPGVLGRLVAEKWREEHPDCQIFGQTVTTNHHDELEKLGIKPSLKETEFDGNFSYVIFCAPPSQSPDYAAELRMAASKWNGEGSFLFTSSSAPYDCFDNGECNEDSPVVPLGKSPRTDVLLRAEQVVLESGGTVLRLAGLYTETRGAHTYWLSKETVDARPDHILNLIHYEDAASLSVAIMKKKPGGRIFVGCDNHPLSRQEVMDLMDQSGKYDKKFKGFTSTSGPLGKKLNNSRTREEIGWEPKYPSFAQFLGVSK from the exons ATGTACATAGAAGTGTTTGGTTTCGTGACATGTAAACACGCCATTGGTTACAAGTTACAACACTCAAAGAGCACCCATCACCAAATTCTCACCTTTATCGCCACGCCAACTCCATCTTCTTCGTCAAAAGCGAAGCTTTTTCTATTTTCCTTGATGGGTTTCATCTCCTGCACCTCATTTCCGACGATTAATTCAAGAATTCCATCGACCCGTTTCACAAAGCAATCGACTTTACCATCTTTGTGTACACCAAAGTTTGCTTTTAGACGCGAGGATAAGCCCAGTTTCTTATTGTCACTGTCATCAACGTCTTCGATTATGGCGAGTCCTATTCAagcatcttcttcctcctccactATTG GTGAGACCAGTGATGGCTTGAAGGTCCAGTCTCATGTTTCAATTGGGGCGAACGATTTACTGATTGTTGGACCAGGTGTTCTTGGACGCTTAGTTGCTGAAAAGTGGAGAGAG GAACATCCAGATTGTCAAATATTTGGGCAGACAGTAACAACAAACCATCATGATGAGTTGGAGAAGTTGGGTATCAAACCATCTCTTAAAGAAACCGAGTTTGATGGCAACTTCTCCTATGTGATCTTTTGTGCCCCTCCCTCACAAAGCCCAGATTACGCCGCTGAGCTCAG GATGGCAGCATCAAAGTGGAACGGCGAAGGATCATTCTTATTCACATCTAGCTCTGCACCTTATGATTGCTTTGATAATGGAGAATGCAATGAG GATTCTCCAGTAGTTCCACTTGGAAAGAGCCCAAGAACCGATGTGCTTTTGAGAGCTGAACAAGTAGTGCTGGAAAGTGGAGGGACCGTCCTTAGACTAGCAGGGCTTTAC ACAGAGACAAGAGGTGCACATACTTACTGGTTGAGTAAGGAGACAGTTGATGCTCGTCCTGATCATATCTTGAATCTCATACACTACGAG GATGCAGCATCGTTGTCAGTTGCAATCATGAAGAAAAAACCTGGTGGTCGGATTTTTGTGGGTTGCGACAACCATCCTTTGTCAAG GCAAGAGGTGATGGACCTGATGGATCAAAGCGGAAAATATGATAAGAAGTTCAAAGGTTTCACGA GCACCAGCGGTCCTTTAGGGAAGAAGTTGAACAACTCACGGACCCGAGAGGAAATAGGATGGGAGCCGAAGTATCCAAGCTTTGCTCAATTTCTTGGAGTATCCAAATAA
- the LOC103857844 gene encoding BLOC-1-related complex subunit 8 homolog, with the protein MHEFSTVDGFAEINESLAEMIKYIANEPSVGLYYIQQHVRNAAPNVLNLNAQVLDKSRETALHTEDSEDSIAMVKSMKDCGSPIADGMIGDIKNSLAIMSSKQPRRGLILNAGSPWSSRSSSSIATQTTTMHGSDYSQEGSSYFTSVFKSAKEKASNIKWPQLDFKEQKVESSPNVETNELEEKEDKKVLSKGEHMVEKTKFEEFKAGKEASLKAWLGDMDEDADVNGRAAERI; encoded by the coding sequence ATGCATGAGTTCTCTACTGTTGATGGTTTTGCGGAGATAAACGAGAGCTTAGCCGAGATGATTAAGTACATCGCCAACGAACCCTCAGTGGGTCTTTACTACATCCAGCAGCACGTCCGCAACGCAGCACCCAATGTCCTTAACCTCAACGCCCAAGTCTTGGACAAGTCTCGTGAAACTGCTCTCCATACTGAAGACTCGGAAGATTCTATAGCCATGGTGAAATCAATGAAAGACTGTGGCTCGCCTATAGCTGATGGGATGATAGGAGACATCAAGAACTCCTTAGCGATAATGTCCTCGAAACAACCGAGGAGAGGGCTCATCCTCAACGCCGGGAGCCCTTGGAGCAGCAGATCCAGCAGCAGTATAGCAACGCAAACAACAACAATGCATGGTTCTGATTATAGCCAGGAAGGCAGCAGCTATTTCACATCGGTGTTTAAGTCAGCTAAGGAGAAAGCAAGCAACATCAAATGGCCACAGCTTGACTTCAAAGAACAGAAGGTGGAGAGTAGCCCCAATGTGGAAACGAATGAgttagaagaaaaagaagacaaaaaaGTCTTAAGTAAAGGTGAGCATATGGTGGAGAAGACAAAGTTCGAGGAGTTCAAGGCTGGTAAAGAAGCGAGTCTTAAGGCATGGCTTGGAGATATGGATGAGGATGCTGATGTTAATGGACGTGCTGCTGAGAGGATTTAG